One Deltaproteobacteria bacterium DNA segment encodes these proteins:
- the hslV gene encoding ATP-dependent protease subunit HslV, producing MTAEMHGTTVIAVRRDNHVVLAADGQVTMNNTVVKQTAKKLRRMSGGKVIAGFAGSTADALTLFERFEGKLKEYSNNLSRAVVELTKDWRTDRMLRRLEALLVVADHERTFLLSGTGDVLEPDQGIIGIGSGGAYAQSAALALIEHTTLDPKSIAQAALKIAASICIYTNQQIQFEELE from the coding sequence ATGACAGCAGAAATGCACGGCACCACAGTTATTGCGGTTCGCCGTGATAATCACGTGGTATTAGCCGCTGACGGCCAAGTAACAATGAATAATACTGTTGTTAAACAAACAGCAAAAAAATTACGACGCATGTCTGGTGGCAAAGTAATAGCTGGTTTTGCAGGTTCAACTGCTGACGCGTTAACTTTATTCGAAAGATTTGAAGGTAAATTAAAGGAATATTCAAATAACTTGTCACGAGCGGTTGTTGAACTAACCAAAGATTGGCGTACTGACCGTATGCTTCGCCGTTTAGAAGCCTTATTGGTTGTAGCTGATCATGAACGCACATTTTTATTATCTGGAACCGGTGATGTATTAGAGCCTGACCAAGGTATTATAGGTATAGGATCGGGTGGTGCCTATGCACAATCGGCAGCGCTTGCTCTTATTGAACACACCACACTTGATCCCAAATCAATTGCCCAAGCAGCTTTGAAAATAGCCGCCTCCATATGTATTTATACTAATCAACAAATTCAGTTCGAGGAGCTTGAATAA
- the queC gene encoding 7-cyano-7-deazaguanine synthase QueC: protein MSNNFKAVVLLSGGLDSATTLAMAQSQGFACHCLSFSYGQRQLIEIEAAKCIAQKLAAIEHRIAKIDLAAFGGSALTDNIAVPKNRSADEIQRDIPVTYVPARNTIFLSHALALAEIIGAYDIFIGVNAIDYSGYPDCRPEFIAAFEKLANIATAAAVLKRGSFTIHAPLINLTKAEIIKRGIELRVDYGMTHSCYDPVGSLACGHCDACQIRLQGFVEAGIVDPIQYAMHSKEYNQ, encoded by the coding sequence ATGTCTAATAATTTTAAAGCTGTTGTTCTTCTCTCGGGAGGCCTAGATTCTGCTACCACGCTTGCCATGGCACAATCCCAAGGCTTTGCTTGTCATTGTTTAAGTTTTAGCTACGGCCAGAGACAATTAATTGAAATTGAAGCAGCCAAATGTATAGCACAGAAACTCGCAGCTATTGAACATCGTATCGCCAAGATAGATCTAGCGGCTTTTGGCGGTTCAGCCCTAACTGACAATATTGCAGTTCCTAAAAATAGAAGTGCTGATGAAATTCAAAGAGATATTCCGGTTACGTACGTCCCTGCACGTAATACTATTTTTTTATCACATGCTTTAGCTCTAGCTGAAATAATTGGTGCTTATGATATTTTTATTGGAGTTAATGCTATTGATTATTCTGGCTACCCAGATTGTCGCCCAGAATTTATTGCAGCATTTGAAAAACTTGCCAATATTGCAACTGCTGCTGCAGTTTTGAAACGTGGTAGCTTTACAATCCATGCCCCACTCATCAATCTAACCAAAGCAGAAATAATTAAACGTGGTATAGAACTTAGGGTTGATTATGGTATGACGCATTCATGTTATGACCCAGTTGGTTCACTTGCATGTGGCCACTGCGATGCATGCCAGATACGTTTACAAGGTTTTGTCGAAGCTGGCATTGTTGACCCAATTCAATATGCGATGCATTCAAAGGAGTATAACCAATGA